TGTGAACAACTACTGCGAAATAATAACCATTGGAGACGAGCTGCTTATAGGGCAGGTGGTAGATACTAACTCGGCATGGATTGGCCGTGAATTAAATAAAATAGGTGTTGAGGTTGTTCAAAAAACAGCAATTAGTGATAATGTTGAGCATATTATTGGTGCCCTTAATAATGCCAAAACCCGCGCCCGCATTATTTTGATTACGGGCGGACTTGGCCCCACCAAAGACGACCTTACCAAGCAAACCCTTGCCACCTATTTTAACAGCGGCTGGCGCAAAGAGATAGCTGTAGAAGAGCATATCCGGAAAATTTTTGAAGCCCGCAACTTGCCTATACTGGACGTGAACCTTGAGCAAGCATTGGTGCCCGATAATTGTGTAACCATTTTTAACCACCAAGGTACTGCACCGGGTATGTGGTTTGAAGAAGACGGACATATCTTTATCTCTATGCCGGGGGTACCGTATGAAATGGTATCTATGATGGAGAATTTTGTGCTACCCCGTCTTGAGCAATTAGACAACACCCAGCACATCGTTCATAAAACCATTGTGACGGCAGGCATTGGTGAATCGTTTTTAGCAAAGAAGATTGAGTCTGTAGAGGACAATCTGCCCAAACATATTAAACTGGCTTATCTGCCTCATTATACATCGGTAAGACTAAGGTTTACCGCAAGAGGAGAAGATGAAACCGCCATGCTGGCCGAACTTGAAGAAATAACTACCCGTGTAAAAGAGCTTGTAGGTGAGTATGTGATTGCCGACGAAGACATAAAACTTGAGCAACTGATTGGCAGGTTGCTTAAAGAACGTAACCAAACACTGGCAACTGCTGAAAGTTGTACAGGTGGCTATATCTCCCATTTGATTACCAGCATACCCGGTAGTTCTGCATACTTTATGGGTGCTTTGGTTTCTTATGATAATAAAGTGAAGATGGGGCAACTTGGTGTGAAGGCTGATACTCTTGCCACTGTAGGTGCGGTAAGCAGTGAAACGGTAGAGCAAATGGCACGCGGTGTAATTGAGCTATTGGGAACCGATTACGCCATTGCAACCAGTGGTATTGCCGGCCCTGATGGCGGAACCCCTGAAAAACCGGTTGGCACTGTTTGGATTGCTGTAGCCAATAAACACAAGGTATTGCCTTTAAAATTCAACTTTCACGGAACAAGGCAAGCAGTTATTGAGCGCTCAGCAATTACTGCCCTTAATATGTTACGTAAGCTGATTTTGGAACATTAGTCGATTTAGGGAAGCTTATATTCCTATTAATCATATATTTGCATTTAG
Above is a window of Bacteroidota bacterium DNA encoding:
- a CDS encoding competence/damage-inducible protein A, whose amino-acid sequence is MNNYCEIITIGDELLIGQVVDTNSAWIGRELNKIGVEVVQKTAISDNVEHIIGALNNAKTRARIILITGGLGPTKDDLTKQTLATYFNSGWRKEIAVEEHIRKIFEARNLPILDVNLEQALVPDNCVTIFNHQGTAPGMWFEEDGHIFISMPGVPYEMVSMMENFVLPRLEQLDNTQHIVHKTIVTAGIGESFLAKKIESVEDNLPKHIKLAYLPHYTSVRLRFTARGEDETAMLAELEEITTRVKELVGEYVIADEDIKLEQLIGRLLKERNQTLATAESCTGGYISHLITSIPGSSAYFMGALVSYDNKVKMGQLGVKADTLATVGAVSSETVEQMARGVIELLGTDYAIATSGIAGPDGGTPEKPVGTVWIAVANKHKVLPLKFNFHGTRQAVIERSAITALNMLRKLILEH